From the Cydia splendana chromosome 6, ilCydSple1.2, whole genome shotgun sequence genome, the window AGACAAGCAGGCGCAACATTGGGAGCGGAGAGTGAGGACGCTCAAGTAAGCTAAAAACGTATTACACGATAGCCCAAAAATaatagaccgcgggccaggagcaaatatcgtcagtcatcgcctcccgcttggtactttgtcagatgatagtttaggtgctatcatgaattaaaaaatagtcagccggttgtatcgcggtggaaagaccgtcagttgatcaaatgaacatgtaaaaaaaaaatttttttcagtcatcgcctcccgatCGATACTTTGCcagtctttattattattatttatttccaaaTATGCAAGTTTACAGTTCTAGACCAAAGCACTTACATActacaataattaacattaaattacattatattaatACATGCATGTCAAAGAATAATTCAAACCTTATttctaacatataaatatacagccatattattaaattacattataaataatttacgagttaacattataagaaatcattaattttattttatataagtaagtcaaatataataccatcataataatatataaatcatgTCAAGTTTGAATTAATTGCCTACCTATATAGCTCTGCAATTGCCAAGATTGCCtaactatcttctgacaaagtatcaaacgggaggagataacaattttttttttacatgttggCTGCCGTCCCTCGgcccaccaacggagcggcagctgacgtccatgagggatcatcatacatagccgttaaccaattaatatacgagttatcgcccgggaggcgattggtcatggaaatctgttcgtGGCTCGCGGTCTATAAGTTGACAAAGAATTTTTACAAATATTGTTCTTACTTACATATCaacgtattatattatattcaaaAGATGCGAAGCCGCTGAGCGTCTACGTTCGAAAATCATAATTATAACAAGCGCCGCTTTTTAGATTGTCTTTGGTTTAACCTTTTCATTATATTCTAGACGTCTACTTCACGGATGGCAGGCTCTACGGTTGCCGGCGGCGCCAGCCCCTCCTGACTTGGAAGTGTGCGGCGCCCACTCTGTCTCTGTACGGCTGAGAGACCCGAGACTGACGCGAGAGCAGCCCCCCATTACCAAATACAAAGGTGATTGTACTATAATATTTACACGCCTAGTTCACGAATGTCACGCTTAGCCTTGAGCCTCCTGACGTAAAGATCTACCTATATTGAGCCTCCTGACGTAAAGATCTACCTATATTGAGCCTCCTGACGTAAAGATCTACCTATAAATCGtcaatactaatttaatatttgcgTGAGTGACGGACAGCAGAAAACGGACAAGAAAGTGGTTACTCAACAGCGACGTAAGCGGTGTTTCACACCTAATTTTCTTGCATCAAGAGATAGGTAACTGATCTTTTAAATGTTACAGTTGAATGGTCATCCCGCGCCGACTTTTCCAACGTGTGCGGCACCCGCGAGGTCCCCTGCGCCGTGCACGGCCCCACACGGGTGCTGGCGGCGGGGCTGACGCGCGGTCGGCGTTATTTCTTCCGCGCCGCCGCCGGAAACCTGCGCGGCTGGGGCGCGCCCGCCTGCTCCACTCCCCGAAGTGTTGTGCCTAGCAGTAAGTTAGATAGAGgcacaaataattaaaagagAGACCAGAGACACATCAGACACACCTATTCTTCATCGCATCGCTTGCTTCACTCCAAGAAGCGTGATGCCTAGAAGTAAGTTAGATACAGCCAAACAGATAAGAAACGAGAGAGACAACTTTCCAGCTCTACTTCTCGCACTGTCAGCGTACGGTGACTTTGGGAAACATTGAGGGTCGGTTGTACGAAACCGTCTGTCAGTTCTGTCACCACTAAAATGTTCGCTAGATGGTGTAGAGTCAGTCcttgaaaagtctgcagcggatttgatagcccacgcagtgcacgtgttattttaaacgtcaaacttctatgaaattatgacgtatgcgACAgcgttgcactgcgtgggctatcaaatccgcggcagacttttcttggtccgactctatgagCAGTTTCATAGTTCTCTGTTTCTAGTTACCTAATCAACTCGTCAATTGTTTTTgatgcaactggcccttaatctTTGAAGGCGAAGTCGTTATGAATTTAACCACAAAAAAAGATTGAGTGGTTTTCCTAATCCATTTTGGGTCGAAACTAGAGTGAAGCGTTTGTGTTTGTAGGGGTAGCGCATATGTAAtggtaataataaatttatgacGGTCAGCGTACTGCAGCTCAGCATCCAGGAAATTCGCTCGGATATTAATTATTTGTAGGTTGTTAGTAATTGTAAAACCTAAAGATTAGAATTTGCTTATATCTCAGGTTGGCGTGATGTCTCCACGCGCGCCCTGCGTGGCGATActtgcggcgcggcggcggcgctggaggcgctcgcggcggcggcggcgggcgcgcgcCTGCGGCccgtcgccgcgccgccgcgcctgcCGCGCAAGAAGACCGCCACCATCCGGCAGCTGTTCACGGCCGCTAGCAAGTTCCAGAAGAATCTTAGAAGGTACTACAGATCTTGTAGGTTGGCGCGATGTTTCGACTGGTATACTAGTAGGTAAAGAGGGTATTCTGTCAGGCACCGCTTAGCTGTCGTTAACGGCGTAGTTACGAGTATAATATATAAGAAACAGGGCGATAGAGTGGTTACGATATCCCTCTCTCACAGGGGACGATTTCTAGCCTAGTGGTTGATAGTACTTAGGCATAATAAGTGGCATCTTGGTCCGAGCTCCTCTTTCCTTTTTGATTTTCTTACAAAGTAATTTCGGATTAAGTAAGTACTGTTTAAGGTTTAAGTGAAGACGcacttaaattaaatacaaacaTGGATTAACTAAATTATCCTTATCACCAGACATCTCACAATTCAAATGTTGTTCCAGGGGCGTCTATTTAGCATGTATTCTGTACCACGAAGACAAAGTGTTGGTGACTAGTGAAGAGTTCCTACCGGTGATTGAGGTCGACGAGACTTATCCTACGTGTATCTATACGGACTTCCACTGGCTTATGAAGGTATgtcttaatattataaatgcattGTTATTGGGGTTTACTCCGACCACGCTAATTTTACACCAAGTTGGCAGTAACAATGCATAGATATATCGGATAGGAGCGTCGTACTGCATAGTAGCACAACTAACGAGAATCTGTTGAGATTTGCACAAGAGGAATTGCCATCAGCTGTGTTTCATACCTCATTATTTTCTATCCCGAATCATTTCTTCTCAAATTGTATGTCATGTTAAGATAACATTTGAATTGTGACTTCATCAGTGTTGCTGGTGCAGACAAGTCAGGTGTCTCTGTCAAACTCTTTGATAATTTGCGTTACTGTTGCTGCCGCATTATGGTCACGAAAAACTGTCACTTTATCAAggtttattaagtaaattaacaGAGACATCGCACGTTCCTCACTGCTGTAAGCTGTAAGCAACAGCAGCAAGGCAAGGCAACAACAAAAGTCGCAATCACATTGTAACCTTAACATTTACGTGCCATCACGCTCCGcaattgttgcgccatttagggtcctagctaaattggttattCAATActttacgctatagaatttccaatttagcaagaaccctaaatggcatataTGATATAACAATCCCGTgcggtgactgtacatttgtaTAACGTTCATGTccttttgacgtgataacgtcttataaatcgatgaagaccggtagcatgcacgaaaaggtgtcacgttgtggacagatctccatggtaacgttacggccaaagtatgcaatttttacaagcttttatttactttcacctgaccgttgtctgtctgtcggtctgtaatcaaatcttgcaagttaaatttgatccacttcccggtttccgattgagctgaaattttgcatgcatgtataaatcggatgacaatgcaatattatggtaccatcgagctgatcagatgatggagacaggaggtggccataggaactctgtgatgaaacaacgcaacctaattgtgttaggggtttttagaattgtctcgatgagtattagttgtctgtcgtaagaaaagtacagtcagcgataaaagcttgtaccaaaaatgaaatttttgccaataaCTTATTgatcaatgttttcttattacgttatcacgcaaaattattgtccgtaaaccgactttacagacaaccatatctTTTTAGGTGTCATGCGCATGGGACGACGTGAAAGCACTTCGCTCAGACATGGAGAAGCATACTTCGTCGTCTATCCATTTTCGGCTGAAACTGCTCACCGCGTGTGCGCAGATGCAGTCCGCGCTCTGTATTCAGGATCTAGGTAAACATAACCCCCCTATTTACCCTGTaaaattttgtctctttctaaaaaataaattaataactatgtCAAAATGGCGAATAGGGACCTAGGGACCAAATAATCTAAATATTAGTTACTACTCCGTGTTCGGATTTTCGGGGCCCGTTTcccaaaagcttgtaacttgtaatacggcggatgtcactttttgacagcttttgttagaaagggacttccacttgtattacaagttacaagcttttgagaaacgggccggTCGTTATAATTACCTACCTCCCAAGATCGTCCCTTTAAAGTTAATACTCAAGCCAGCAAATGCCTTCACTCCCCATCTCGACGATAATTTACTGATTAACTATGTAAAAATTTGACTACATATGTTTATGATAATAACAGGTCAATTATACCACAAACCGCTGCGAGACTCGCACGGCACCATCGTCCTGTCTTGTGTGAACAGCGTCAAGTCCGCCAAGTCCGTCTCCGCCCTGAACTCCCGCTGGGCCCCAGTATCCAGGCTTCGACGACGAGTGCTAAGCGAGGACAACACTATTAGCGAGCTCCTAATGGCGTCTGTGCATGAACAGATTGCGTACCATCAGGTAACTATGCTGAACTGGTCAAAAAGGGAACAAAGTCAGTGTCTAGACTTCGATGACGTGTGTTAAGCGAGAGTACTTTTGGAGAGCTTCTGACGGTAACTGTGCGTGAACAGATCGCGTACCGTCAGGTAACTATACCTGTGAACAGCGTCAAGTCCGCCAAGTCCGTCTCCGCCCTCAACTCTTGGGCCCCAGTATCCTCTGGTTTCGGCGACGTGTGCTAAGTGAAGAGAATACTATTGGGGAGCTCCTGATGACGTCCGTGCCATCTTCAAATGACATTCGAGTCTATTACACTCAATACAAGAAGTTTTCAGTAGGAAGACAACAGTTTTCGGGGTAAATAAATATCAACATATAATATCAAGCTTAGTCGAGCAAGTCCGTGTCCGCACACGACACTCGCTGGACACCAGTATCCCGACTTCAGCGACGTGTGttagagccaccccacactagcatctcccgagcgtcagcgtctagtcaactctatggctgctgctcgacgcaacgttggcgcaactgcattttccatagcgctgactagacgccgacgctcaaaaggcGTTAGTGTGGGGTGAcctttggggctattcataaattacgtcatttcaaattagggggggggggggggttctggacatcggatgacggtagcatgaagtaggaggaaatggggtcatttgaagcatgatttttggatgattagaggggggggggttcaaaatcgtcaaaaatcgatgacgtaatttatggacagccccttttcAGCGTGACCTCAATTCTATTTCCAACACCTATATTTTCGTTACGTACCTTtttaacatgtcacattttcctCCTTAGGTGTCGCGTGTCCAGCTGCCCCGCGGGCTGTACCTGGGCTACCTGAAGCTGCAGTCGTCGGTGGAGGTGGTCCGCATCGTGGCGCCCGCGCGCACGCCCAACGTGCCGCCGCACACGCGCGTGCGCGACAACCCGCACGTCTCCGCGTGAGtactgtacctatatatatgtcGAGGTCACCCTCAACTCTGGACCTTAAACTGAAAAACACCCACAGCAACCAAACTAACAGGCGAATTAACAAATTCTTATTAACAGCCTTCGCGCGTAACTAAAATAACTTATGGAAACTTCCGCGTCAAGTATTTTGTTGCCAGGTTGACCTGAAAAATGCCTGACGTTATTAAAGTCTTTTGTTTCTAAGTGAAAAGTTCTGTTTCTGTTAtcaaaagtattatttttaccGCTCGTCgttctttattaaattttatttttgtttttgcttACAGTGAGGAATGGGACTTCCTAAAAACACAAGCTGGCAACCCGTCGTCCGAGGACTCGCAAGCGATCCCCACTCTCGTAGCCATGGGTAGCCAGGAGAAGCCTTCCGAATCTCAAGAGATGTTCCTGGACCAGATCGCGTCCGCCTCCCGCCGGCTGTTCAAGGAAATGGACATTTCCATAGAAACTGCTATCACCCACCGAATCTACGATCTTGAGGTCATAGAACTTAATAGCGATGTCAGTTTCATCATGCTATGTCCACCCGCGGAACAAGCATGCTCAGTACCCGGCCAAAAAGAAATACTGCTACAGAAAGGGGACTTACTCAGCTTACCGATACAAGCATTTGAGATGATACATCTTCAAACGTATCACACTAACATATTAAACAAATACTCCAAACTTAGCTGCGTTTTGGAGCTGGACGTCGCTTTAGCAGCTCACTCACATCGAGAAGCATTCTCTTGCACAGAGCTACAAACGGCCAAAGAGCGGCTGACCAAGCTAGAAGAACtccaaaataatttaaatgctaTATGGAAAGCTGAAAGATGGCTCATGGATCTGATCGGTTTCGCTAGAGACAAAGACAAAGCTGCCCCTAGCTCCGGCATATTGCTCAAATACGTCATAGAAAGAATGCCGTCGCAATCCAGCGTCGACGGTTCCGACGCAGAAAATAACGAAAACATCATGAAGGTGGACTTCCTTCAAATACCATCAAGAGATGGCAAGATTAACAAAACTTCCCCCGGAAGAGGCTCCTGGCCCGGCCCGGCTGGCAACGGAAACCACGCAAATCTACATCCAGAGTTCAGCAAGTCGGAACAACAACTAAGTCTCGCCCCTCGACAAACTTCCGTCTCCACTCTGAACCTCAGCACTTCGCAATATCTCAACGCTGAACCTAACTTCTCCAGAAAAAATAGCGCCGATTCTCAATACACGCAATCGAGTGTTAGTAACAATTTCATGAGTAGCAACTCTCAATTCGACGTTAAATCCCCAAGCACACATAGTACCAGCAGCAACCGATTACCTCCATCTCGAAGCGAAGATACTCTCGTCTTACAAGACAATGAGCCTAAACCCAGACCGAACAGTACGCACGCAAGCATGTCTACAACTTCCAGCCCTCTACTCACAGTAAAAGGCTATTACCCTGGAAGCATGATCAGCGTAAGAGCTAAAGGCGTCGCTTCTGAATCCGCTCAGAGCTTATCAAGCGACTCCGAAAGCCAGAGCTGCCCTATTACAACAGCAATTCCTTTAAAAGTCCGTCCTCAACTAAAACATAGAGCTCAACACGTGATCGCATCTAAAAGCATGACTAACGTAAAGTCCAACGATGTTGAGTTCACTGATACTGGGCAGGATATGTTCCCGAACAAGTCGGGGTCGTGTGTGAAGCGACAGACGTTGTTGGAGGCTCAGGAGGAGGCGGAGTATCACAATAAGGTTCCTAAGACTGACGAGAGCAGGGGCGGCGAGGAGGAGCGGCCGCCGGACCAGCCGGGGATACTTCAGGTCAGTTAATTCACTTTTAAATCACACCTGTCATTTTCAAGACTAGTTAGTGAATATCGCCttgaatttgtttttaattCCATTATGCTGCATGAAATTTCACCTGTATTTTCTCATCATCGTCTCTGTCAGCTCTCTGTGTTCAAATCTGGTTCTTATTTCCTATTCTTTTAGGTATTTGCCGCGTACGAGACCGGTTTAGCGGCCGGCACTTCGCTCAAGCTGCACGTCACCCCGCGCACGTCGGCGCGGGAGGTCATCGACCTCGTCGTCAAGCAGCTCAACATGGCCGCCGTCCTCAAGGGCAAGCCCGGCCCCGTCTACGGCCCCGAGAAACTGCAGGACTTCTGCCTCGTAGCCGTCATAGGAGCCCGGGAAAGATGCCTCCGGGACGACTTCAGGCCGTTGCAACTCCAAAATCCGTGGAGAAAAGGCAGACTATACGTCCGACTCAAGCATGATGTGCTAGCGGCGCTGCAACATTCTGCCAAGCAGCCGGcgttcatttaaaaaaatagtttgtttttaaaagCGTGTCTAtggacttttatatttttaaataaataatttcatagtCTTAAGTTGATTTCTGGTgccaattatttttgttgatgcTTTAATACgataggtaagtaagtaaaagTTGTGAGTACTTTAGTGTGTTTACAGAATTTATGGTGCTTCTCACTGTAACGGGATATAACCGCTCTTTCTATCAAACTTTCAGTACCTAGACTAGACTGGCGTAGTTTAATCGCTTTCCAGAATATAGTTGGGCCAGCCGTATCAATAGAAAGTGGCTGAGAGGATACTTTCAAACATCACTCAAATGAAAGGGCAGAGTATATTTTCCCTAGTGATACGAATAGCTGGTCAAATTATAGCTTACAGATTTAGATCGATTTCAATCTCTTGTCGTTCTCTATTTATCAAATCTAATTATTTAGGACTTAAGGTACAATAGTGTGTGATTCTGTGACTACAGTATAGTTAGGGTAGTGATGTGTGCTCATTAATTTGGAAATCACACTGTACCCTATTGATAAATGTCAAAATAGTGATGATTGTATCATAAATTACTTATTTTCTCAAACAACACTAAAGTTACAATCCATAACATAACCCTTCATCTAAGCACCAATGGAATGTTTGGAACTATCAGCTAACTTCAGACTAGTCCAAAAAAAGAGTTTAAATAGTCAGAAGTTAGCTAAATGATATCCAGAATTAGTAAGAGTAAAATGTcggcaatattaaaaaaaaatgtgaacaAGTTTTCACGTAAAAATACTTTGACTAATTAAGTCATATCACAATCAATCCTAACTTAAACCATGAAAAGATTTAGATcataagaataaataaataaataaataaatatgggggacatcttacacagatcggcctagccccaaactaagcatagcttgtactatgggtactcgacgacgat encodes:
- the LOC134791639 gene encoding ankyrin repeat and fibronectin type-III domain-containing protein 1 isoform X3; the encoded protein is MVEAAICARHCEPAAPTLAPPGRADRALSLVSPAVGRRAKTQRGQAALFAAVEHGYLDKARNILESTDVDVNSVNPDGLSPLDVAVLANNRPLAKMLMEFGAKEGTQFKSAEALGAHLRRLTREAEARLHDAAGCFPERACRDDACTRSSAGKQADTTGCAGGAGSEKDKQAQHWERRVRTLKRLLHGWQALRLPAAPAPPDLEVCGAHSVSVRLRDPRLTREQPPITKYKVEWSSRADFSNVCGTREVPCAVHGPTRVLAAGLTRGRRYFFRAAAGNLRGWGAPACSTPRSVVPSSWRDVSTRALRGDTCGAAAALEALAAAAAGARLRPVAAPPRLPRKKTATIRQLFTAASKFQKNLRRGVYLACILYHEDKVLVTSEEFLPVIEVDETYPTCIYTDFHWLMKVSCAWDDVKALRSDMEKHTSSSIHFRLKLLTACAQMQSALCIQDLGQLYHKPLRDSHGTIVLSCVNSVKSAKSVSALNSRWAPVSRLRRRVLSEDNTISELLMASVHEQIAYHQVSRVQLPRGLYLGYLKLQSSVEVVRIVAPARTPNVPPHTRVRDNPHVSAEEWDFLKTQAGNPSSEDSQAIPTLVAMGSQEKPSESQEMFLDQIASASRRLFKEMDISIETAITHRIYDLEVIELNSDVSFIMLCPPAEQACSVPGQKEILLQKGDLLSLPIQAFEMIHLQTYHTNILNKYSKLSCVLELDVALAAHSHREAFSCTELQTAKERLTKLEELQNNLNAIWKAERWLMDLIGFARDKDKAAPSSGILLKYVIERMPSQSSVDGSDAENNENIMKVDFLQIPSRDGKINKTSPGRGSWPGPAGNGNHANLHPEFSKSEQQLSLAPRQTSVSTLNLSTSQYLNAEPNFSRKNSADSQYTQSSVSNNFMSSNSQFDVKSPSTHSTSSNRLPPSRSEDTLVLQDNEPKPRPNSTHASMSTTSSPLLTVKGYYPGSMISVRAKGVASESAQSLSSDSESQSCPITTAIPLKVRPQLKHRAQHVIASKSMTNVKSNDVEFTDTGQDMFPNKSGSCVKRQTLLEAQEEAEYHNKVPKTDESRGGEEERPPDQPGILQVFAAYETGLAAGTSLKLHVTPRTSAREVIDLVVKQLNMAAVLKGKPGPVYGPEKLQDFCLVAVIGARERCLRDDFRPLQLQNPWRKGRLYVRLKHDVLAALQHSAKQPAFI
- the LOC134791639 gene encoding ankyrin repeat and fibronectin type-III domain-containing protein 1 isoform X2 encodes the protein MSVRGIVDIPGLFSWSPKNSIKIKLKQLQYGALLEGCGGELPSLSACAPLPPPLDKARRQKTNDKLDKVAQVNIHLHALFAAVEHGYLDKARNILESTDVDVNSVNPDGLSPLDVAVLANNRPLAKMLMEFGAKEGTQFKSAEALGAHLRRLTREAEARLHDAAGCFPERACRDDACTRSSAGKQADTTGCAGGAGSEKDKQAQHWERRVRTLKRLLHGWQALRLPAAPAPPDLEVCGAHSVSVRLRDPRLTREQPPITKYKVEWSSRADFSNVCGTREVPCAVHGPTRVLAAGLTRGRRYFFRAAAGNLRGWGAPACSTPRSVVPSSWRDVSTRALRGDTCGAAAALEALAAAAAGARLRPVAAPPRLPRKKTATIRQLFTAASKFQKNLRRGVYLACILYHEDKVLVTSEEFLPVIEVDETYPTCIYTDFHWLMKVSCAWDDVKALRSDMEKHTSSSIHFRLKLLTACAQMQSALCIQDLGQLYHKPLRDSHGTIVLSCVNSVKSAKSVSALNSRWAPVSRLRRRVLSEDNTISELLMASVHEQIAYHQVSRVQLPRGLYLGYLKLQSSVEVVRIVAPARTPNVPPHTRVRDNPHVSAEEWDFLKTQAGNPSSEDSQAIPTLVAMGSQEKPSESQEMFLDQIASASRRLFKEMDISIETAITHRIYDLEVIELNSDVSFIMLCPPAEQACSVPGQKEILLQKGDLLSLPIQAFEMIHLQTYHTNILNKYSKLSCVLELDVALAAHSHREAFSCTELQTAKERLTKLEELQNNLNAIWKAERWLMDLIGFARDKDKAAPSSGILLKYVIERMPSQSSVDGSDAENNENIMKVDFLQIPSRDGKINKTSPGRGSWPGPAGNGNHANLHPEFSKSEQQLSLAPRQTSVSTLNLSTSQYLNAEPNFSRKNSADSQYTQSSVSNNFMSSNSQFDVKSPSTHSTSSNRLPPSRSEDTLVLQDNEPKPRPNSTHASMSTTSSPLLTVKGYYPGSMISVRAKGVASESAQSLSSDSESQSCPITTAIPLKVRPQLKHRAQHVIASKSMTNVKSNDVEFTDTGQDMFPNKSGSCVKRQTLLEAQEEAEYHNKVPKTDESRGGEEERPPDQPGILQVFAAYETGLAAGTSLKLHVTPRTSAREVIDLVVKQLNMAAVLKGKPGPVYGPEKLQDFCLVAVIGARERCLRDDFRPLQLQNPWRKGRLYVRLKHDVLAALQHSAKQPAFI
- the LOC134791639 gene encoding ankyrin repeat and fibronectin type-III domain-containing protein 1 isoform X1; the protein is MDTLLDRFKREQGGLRRSRSVRASLRLIGNRLRSKDEEPPDDVDLKRNTVVFTTAQIWPTENFDVAYKGLEGTYKSKTPTMAKRKPDAKPRRKSGDIDLNLKPHKHGKVEKTKFSDFFTHKKLKSASAKELLVPEKIPPKAAAILHIHSPEEKGKKKLKGMGKSESAKSIVDSVPLRRVRRGSESDMSCDEPRGRVNRAFVYSTPPKDRKLPKSPSAYLKLQYGALLEGCGGELPSLSACAPLPPPLDKARRQKTNDKLDKVAQVNIHLHALFAAVEHGYLDKARNILESTDVDVNSVNPDGLSPLDVAVLANNRPLAKMLMEFGAKEGTQFKSAEALGAHLRRLTREAEARLHDAAGCFPERACRDDACTRSSAGKQADTTGCAGGAGSEKDKQAQHWERRVRTLKRLLHGWQALRLPAAPAPPDLEVCGAHSVSVRLRDPRLTREQPPITKYKVEWSSRADFSNVCGTREVPCAVHGPTRVLAAGLTRGRRYFFRAAAGNLRGWGAPACSTPRSVVPSSWRDVSTRALRGDTCGAAAALEALAAAAAGARLRPVAAPPRLPRKKTATIRQLFTAASKFQKNLRRGVYLACILYHEDKVLVTSEEFLPVIEVDETYPTCIYTDFHWLMKVSCAWDDVKALRSDMEKHTSSSIHFRLKLLTACAQMQSALCIQDLGQLYHKPLRDSHGTIVLSCVNSVKSAKSVSALNSRWAPVSRLRRRVLSEDNTISELLMASVHEQIAYHQVSRVQLPRGLYLGYLKLQSSVEVVRIVAPARTPNVPPHTRVRDNPHVSAEEWDFLKTQAGNPSSEDSQAIPTLVAMGSQEKPSESQEMFLDQIASASRRLFKEMDISIETAITHRIYDLEVIELNSDVSFIMLCPPAEQACSVPGQKEILLQKGDLLSLPIQAFEMIHLQTYHTNILNKYSKLSCVLELDVALAAHSHREAFSCTELQTAKERLTKLEELQNNLNAIWKAERWLMDLIGFARDKDKAAPSSGILLKYVIERMPSQSSVDGSDAENNENIMKVDFLQIPSRDGKINKTSPGRGSWPGPAGNGNHANLHPEFSKSEQQLSLAPRQTSVSTLNLSTSQYLNAEPNFSRKNSADSQYTQSSVSNNFMSSNSQFDVKSPSTHSTSSNRLPPSRSEDTLVLQDNEPKPRPNSTHASMSTTSSPLLTVKGYYPGSMISVRAKGVASESAQSLSSDSESQSCPITTAIPLKVRPQLKHRAQHVIASKSMTNVKSNDVEFTDTGQDMFPNKSGSCVKRQTLLEAQEEAEYHNKVPKTDESRGGEEERPPDQPGILQVFAAYETGLAAGTSLKLHVTPRTSAREVIDLVVKQLNMAAVLKGKPGPVYGPEKLQDFCLVAVIGARERCLRDDFRPLQLQNPWRKGRLYVRLKHDVLAALQHSAKQPAFI